In one Streptomyces sp. NBC_01241 genomic region, the following are encoded:
- a CDS encoding MFS transporter — protein sequence MSSLEQHAEAAEELRRPGRWIALAVLVLAVLLVAVDATVLGLATPFLTEDLKPSGTQLLWIGDVYSFVIAGLLVSMGSLGDRIGRKKLLLSGAVAFGAVSVLNAYASTPEMMILARALLGVAGATLMPSTLALIRNLFHDPRERSLAIGIWGAMASAGAAVGPVVGGFLLEHFWWGSVFLINLPVMAVLVVVGVKMIPESKNPVPGPWDLGSVALSLVGMIGVVYAVKELAAHGMSWAVAVAGLGGLAALRWFVRRQLTLPAPLLDMRLFHHRGFSGAVLADLLTILGLSGLVFFLSQFLQLVQGRGPLEAGLAELPAAIGAVTAGLLAGVAARRYSVRSVVSGGLGAIGLALAVVTLIHKETAYPLIGAVLLVVGVGAGLAFTVTSDVILSSVPKEQAGSAAAVSETAYELGAALGIALLGSIVTGVYQDFATPKGVPSANAAAAHESLGGAVEAAHGLPAHQASALVSAAQESFVDGLRLAAGAGAAVLLATAVTAWFLLRGQKLEEGIVHQ from the coding sequence ATGAGCAGTCTCGAACAGCACGCGGAAGCCGCCGAAGAGCTGCGCCGACCGGGGCGGTGGATCGCCCTGGCCGTCCTCGTTCTCGCCGTGTTGCTCGTGGCCGTGGACGCCACGGTCCTCGGCCTCGCCACCCCCTTCCTCACCGAGGACCTCAAGCCGTCCGGTACCCAGCTGCTCTGGATCGGTGACGTCTACTCCTTCGTCATCGCCGGGCTCCTGGTCTCCATGGGCAGCCTCGGCGACCGCATCGGCCGCAAGAAGCTGCTGCTGAGCGGCGCCGTCGCCTTCGGCGCGGTCTCCGTGCTCAACGCGTACGCGAGCACCCCCGAGATGATGATCCTGGCGCGGGCGCTGCTCGGTGTCGCGGGCGCCACCCTGATGCCGTCCACGCTCGCCCTGATCCGCAATCTCTTCCACGATCCGCGCGAGCGCAGCCTCGCCATCGGCATCTGGGGCGCCATGGCCTCGGCGGGCGCGGCCGTCGGCCCCGTCGTCGGCGGATTCCTCCTGGAACACTTCTGGTGGGGTTCGGTCTTCCTGATCAACCTGCCCGTCATGGCCGTCCTGGTGGTCGTCGGCGTCAAGATGATCCCCGAGTCGAAGAATCCGGTGCCGGGCCCCTGGGACCTGGGCAGCGTGGCGCTCTCCCTCGTCGGCATGATCGGCGTCGTATACGCCGTCAAGGAGCTGGCCGCGCACGGGATGAGCTGGGCGGTCGCCGTCGCGGGCCTCGGCGGCCTGGCCGCGCTCCGCTGGTTCGTCCGCAGACAACTCACGCTCCCCGCGCCCCTGCTGGACATGCGGCTCTTCCACCACCGGGGCTTCTCGGGTGCGGTCCTCGCCGATCTGCTGACCATCCTCGGCCTGTCCGGACTGGTCTTCTTCCTCTCCCAGTTCCTGCAGCTGGTCCAGGGGCGCGGGCCGTTGGAGGCAGGGCTTGCCGAGCTGCCCGCGGCCATCGGCGCGGTGACCGCGGGACTGCTCGCCGGTGTGGCGGCCCGCCGCTACTCCGTACGGTCGGTGGTGTCCGGCGGTCTCGGGGCGATCGGCCTGGCGCTCGCCGTGGTCACCCTGATCCACAAGGAGACCGCCTACCCGCTGATCGGCGCGGTGCTGCTGGTCGTCGGCGTCGGTGCGGGCCTCGCCTTCACCGTCACCTCCGATGTGATCCTCTCCAGCGTCCCGAAGGAGCAGGCGGGCTCCGCGGCCGCGGTCTCCGAGACGGCGTACGAACTCGGCGCGGCCCTCGGTATCGCGCTGCTCGGTTCCATCGTCACCGGCGTCTACCAGGACTTCGCCACCCCGAAGGGCGTCCCGTCCGCCAACGCCGCGGCGGCCCACGAATCGCTGGGCGGCGCCGTCGAAGCGGCCCACGGCCTTCCGGCGCACCAGGCGAGCGCGCTGGTCTCCGCCGCACAGGAGTCGTTCGTCGACGGGCTGCGGCTCGCCGCGGGAGCCGGCGCGGCGGTCCTGCTGGCGACGGCCGTCACCGCCTGGTTCCTGTTGCGCGGTCAGAAGCTGGAGGAGGGCATCGTCCACCAGTAG